From a region of the Bermanella marisrubri genome:
- the sdhA gene encoding succinate dehydrogenase flavoprotein subunit, whose amino-acid sequence MANKIRTMSFDAIVIGGGGAGMRAALQLTEAGIKTACVTKVFPTRSHTVSAQGGITCAIASDDPNDDWRWHMYDTVKGSDYIGDQDAIEYMCKVGPQAVFELDHMGLPFSRTEEGRIYQRPFGGQSKNFGEGGQAARTCAAADRTGHALLHALYQGNLKGGTTFLNEWYAVDLVKNENDQIAGAISICIETGEVVYIKAKATVLATGGAGRIYQSTTNALINTGDGMGMALRAGVPAQDMEMWQFHPTGIHGAGTLVTEGCRGEGGYLINKDGERFMERYAPNAKDLAGRDVVARSMVMEILEGRGCGPEGDHVFLKLDHLGEETLNAKLPGILELSRTFAHVDPVKAPIPVVPTCHYMMGGVPTNIGGQAITIDENGNDKIVDGLYAAGEAACVSVHGANRLGGNSLLDLVVFGRACGLQIEQSFKEGFDSVDARDEDIERAMARLERLNNSTSGEKVAEVRADLQKTMQLYFGVFREGEAMQKGLDMLKEIGERVKNVHLEDKSDAFNTARIEALELENLYEVALATAIAAEERKESRGAHARNDFTERDDENWLCHSLYFPQTKTIGKRAVNFAPKTMDPFPPKERKY is encoded by the coding sequence ATGGCCAATAAAATCCGTACAATGAGTTTTGACGCCATCGTAATCGGTGGTGGTGGTGCTGGTATGCGTGCTGCGCTCCAGCTTACTGAGGCTGGAATTAAAACCGCATGTGTCACCAAGGTTTTTCCAACTCGTTCTCACACAGTTTCTGCACAGGGCGGTATCACTTGTGCAATCGCTTCTGACGATCCTAATGATGATTGGCGTTGGCACATGTATGACACCGTTAAAGGTTCCGACTACATCGGCGACCAAGACGCGATCGAATACATGTGTAAAGTTGGTCCACAAGCGGTATTCGAGCTAGACCACATGGGTCTTCCGTTCTCTCGTACCGAAGAAGGTCGTATCTACCAGCGTCCTTTCGGTGGTCAGTCTAAGAATTTCGGTGAAGGTGGTCAGGCTGCGCGTACTTGTGCTGCGGCAGACCGTACTGGTCACGCACTGCTTCACGCGTTGTACCAAGGTAACCTGAAAGGCGGTACTACTTTCCTTAATGAGTGGTATGCCGTTGATCTCGTTAAAAACGAAAACGATCAGATCGCTGGTGCTATCTCTATTTGTATCGAGACCGGTGAAGTCGTATACATCAAAGCGAAAGCCACTGTGCTTGCAACAGGTGGTGCGGGTCGTATCTATCAATCTACGACAAACGCTTTGATCAATACGGGTGACGGTATGGGTATGGCTCTACGCGCAGGCGTGCCAGCTCAAGATATGGAAATGTGGCAGTTCCACCCAACAGGTATTCACGGTGCCGGTACTCTGGTAACAGAAGGTTGTCGTGGTGAGGGTGGTTACCTAATCAATAAAGACGGCGAACGCTTCATGGAACGCTATGCTCCAAACGCCAAAGACCTTGCTGGTCGTGACGTTGTAGCACGCTCCATGGTTATGGAAATTCTTGAAGGCCGTGGCTGTGGTCCTGAGGGCGATCACGTGTTCTTGAAGCTTGATCACTTAGGCGAAGAAACACTAAACGCTAAACTACCTGGTATCCTTGAGCTTTCTCGTACATTTGCTCACGTGGATCCAGTTAAAGCGCCGATCCCTGTAGTACCAACTTGTCACTATATGATGGGTGGTGTTCCGACAAACATCGGCGGCCAAGCGATCACTATCGACGAGAACGGCAACGATAAGATCGTTGACGGTCTATACGCAGCGGGTGAAGCCGCTTGTGTATCTGTACACGGTGCAAACCGTCTTGGTGGTAACTCACTACTTGACCTTGTTGTATTTGGTCGTGCTTGTGGTTTACAAATCGAGCAGAGCTTCAAGGAAGGCTTTGATAGCGTTGATGCACGCGACGAAGATATCGAGCGCGCAATGGCCCGTCTTGAGCGTCTAAATAATTCAACTTCTGGTGAGAAAGTAGCGGAAGTTCGTGCAGACCTACAAAAAACCATGCAGCTTTACTTCGGTGTATTCCGTGAAGGTGAAGCGATGCAGAAAGGTTTAGATATGCTAAAAGAGATCGGCGAACGCGTTAAGAACGTACACTTAGAAGATAAGTCGGACGCCTTTAACACTGCTCGTATCGAAGCTCTTGAGCTTGAGAACCTATACGAAGTAGCGCTTGCAACTGCGATTGCTGCTGAAGAGCGTAAAGAGTCTCGTGGTGCCCATGCTCGTAACGACTTTACTGAGCGTGATGACGAAAACTGGTTATGTCACTCATTGTACTTCCCGCAAACCAAGACTATCGGCAAGCGTGCCGTTAACTTTGCGCCGAAGACAATGGACCCGTTCCCACCTAAAGAACGTAAATATTAA
- the sdhD gene encoding succinate dehydrogenase, hydrophobic membrane anchor protein has protein sequence MGVSVTNFSRSGLSDWLIQRVSAVILALYTVFIVGFLLANPDLDYAQWKEFFSSNAVRIFSLLALISTVAHAWIGMWTVATDYFKPVSIRFVFQVACFLALFVYLVWGIEIIWGV, from the coding sequence ATGGGCGTAAGCGTTACTAACTTCAGTCGCAGTGGTTTGTCTGACTGGCTGATTCAGCGTGTATCAGCAGTTATCTTGGCGCTATACACTGTTTTCATTGTTGGCTTTTTGTTGGCTAACCCTGATCTAGATTATGCTCAGTGGAAAGAGTTCTTCTCTTCAAATGCTGTGCGTATCTTTAGCTTGCTAGCATTGATTTCGACAGTTGCTCACGCATGGATCGGTATGTGGACAGTTGCAACTGACTATTTTAAACCCGTCTCCATCCGCTTTGTTTTTCAAGTAGCGTGTTTCTTAGCATTGTTTGTCTACTTGGTTTGGGGCATTGAGATTATTTGGGGTGTATAA
- the sdhC gene encoding succinate dehydrogenase, cytochrome b556 subunit, with protein sequence MNQQRPKNLDLSTISFPLPALTSITHRIAGVILFVGVIFLLCVLSDSLQSAQGFAQAKQSMTTGFGSFITWGLLSALAYHFVAGIKHLVMDFGIGETKEGGKLGAIITIVLAALLIVLAGVWVWA encoded by the coding sequence GTGAATCAACAACGACCAAAAAATCTTGATCTATCAACGATCAGTTTTCCTCTTCCTGCATTAACCTCGATTACCCACCGTATTGCTGGCGTAATTTTGTTTGTAGGTGTGATCTTTTTATTGTGTGTCCTAAGCGACTCATTGCAGTCTGCCCAGGGTTTTGCACAAGCTAAACAGTCAATGACGACTGGCTTTGGCAGTTTTATAACCTGGGGTCTTCTTTCGGCTCTTGCCTACCACTTTGTAGCGGGTATCAAACACCTGGTTATGGATTTCGGTATTGGTGAAACCAAAGAAGGCGGAAAGTTGGGTGCAATCATTACCATCGTATTGGCTGCTCTTCTAATCGTACTTGCAGGAGTTTGGGTATGGGCGTAA